A window from Akkermansia muciniphila encodes these proteins:
- the rpsF gene encoding 30S ribosomal protein S6 yields MRNYEALIVFNMKGTETPVEELINTVAATMKEEGADITKTENAGRREFAYESNHLSAGQYVTYTFSAEPSAIRTIRERLRLNPQIHLQYYKVIA; encoded by the coding sequence ATGAGAAATTACGAAGCTCTTATCGTATTCAACATGAAGGGTACGGAAACCCCCGTTGAGGAGTTGATCAATACCGTAGCCGCTACGATGAAGGAAGAAGGCGCCGACATCACCAAGACCGAAAACGCCGGACGCCGTGAATTCGCCTATGAATCCAACCACCTTTCCGCCGGCCAGTACGTGACCTACACGTTCTCCGCGGAACCTTCCGCCATCAGGACCATCCGCGAACGCCTTCGCCTGAATCCCCAGATTCACCTTCAGTACTACAAGGTGATCGCCTAA
- a CDS encoding 50S ribosomal protein L25 → MATSHSLKAETRACGSGNLKQLRSQGLVPGVVYGPGFDNVNVQVDAREFSRMLASAVSEHILVALDIDGKIVKALLKEVQHNPITNSCVHVDFQAVTDTTVIHSIVPVILEGEAAGVALGGVLDQTIHELAIICQVKNLPEAITADISGLKLGETLRIADLKLPSGVNTELAGDVIVAIVEAPRVSTEEAAPAAEEAPAAK, encoded by the coding sequence ATGGCTACATCCCATTCCCTCAAGGCCGAAACGAGAGCCTGCGGCTCCGGTAATCTGAAGCAACTCCGCAGCCAGGGCCTGGTCCCCGGCGTGGTTTACGGTCCCGGTTTTGACAACGTCAATGTACAGGTTGACGCCCGCGAATTCTCCCGCATGCTGGCTTCCGCCGTTTCCGAACACATTCTGGTGGCTCTGGACATCGACGGCAAGATCGTGAAGGCTCTTCTCAAGGAAGTGCAGCACAACCCCATCACCAACTCCTGCGTGCATGTGGACTTCCAGGCCGTTACCGATACCACGGTCATCCACTCCATCGTTCCCGTCATTCTGGAAGGTGAAGCTGCCGGCGTGGCCCTGGGCGGCGTGCTGGACCAGACCATTCATGAACTGGCCATCATCTGCCAGGTGAAAAACCTGCCTGAAGCCATCACGGCTGACATCTCCGGCCTGAAGCTGGGTGAAACCCTCCGCATTGCCGATCTCAAGCTGCCCTCCGGCGTGAACACGGAACTGGCCGGCGACGTGATCGTGGCCATCGTGGAAGCCCCCCGCGTTTCCACGGAGGAAGCCGCTCCGGCTGCTGAAGAAGCTCCCGCTGCCAAGTAA
- a CDS encoding serine hydrolase → MNNSFRLTGGMLACVCMLGGLPALANKTPTKMSTQDSAAIHLPSEGRGDSRVEYLGQSMDQLIYDFMQEEKIPGMTLAIVQAPYIPRVVGYGVSNAETGLLASTNTLWPAAEISQGYAAIAAFQLVERGKMDIHDKVSRYVAGLPEAWQNVSVLQLLQHSSGIPDYRKSPQFDMGRDYDPGELLSLVRLNDLEFPSGTDVRQSATNFLLLSMVIDAVAGMPYEEFVRENQFQPLGLQHTMFGKDLGAVQQDNVREHDNEHTLFKSRVGYVNPAETAAGYAVKDGVVKSVPPPARSSLRGFSDIWSTPQEISFWDICLAGSILVKDEKHRDMIYKPIRLDNGKIVPAMAGWQFPHHKGLMDIKGGVPGFSSYICRFTAPSELVCVTLTANKEGVDLTNLARRIAGALDPKLGSGQLDDNSLYLYESVFGVDETMERIEKILAEKSIPVFARIDHGKNAREAGLEMPPSKVVIFGSPKVGTNLMLGNPGIATELPLRIAVWEDKEGSTWISFPHMEKIAREYGVENLPPVAPIRQLLRNIASKAANVY, encoded by the coding sequence ATGAATAATTCGTTCAGGTTAACAGGGGGAATGCTGGCATGCGTGTGCATGCTGGGCGGCCTCCCCGCACTTGCAAACAAAACCCCCACTAAAATGTCCACTCAAGATTCAGCAGCCATTCATCTTCCGTCCGAAGGGCGGGGAGATTCCAGGGTAGAATACCTCGGCCAATCCATGGATCAGTTGATTTATGATTTCATGCAGGAGGAAAAAATTCCCGGCATGACGCTTGCGATTGTCCAGGCTCCCTACATTCCCCGCGTAGTCGGGTACGGCGTGTCCAATGCGGAAACCGGCCTTCTGGCTTCCACCAATACCCTGTGGCCAGCGGCGGAAATCTCCCAGGGATATGCCGCCATAGCCGCCTTCCAGCTGGTGGAGAGAGGGAAAATGGACATCCATGACAAGGTTTCCCGTTACGTGGCGGGGCTGCCGGAAGCCTGGCAGAACGTCTCCGTGCTCCAGTTGCTGCAGCACTCTTCCGGCATTCCGGACTACAGGAAATCCCCCCAGTTTGATATGGGGAGGGATTATGATCCGGGTGAACTCCTTTCCCTGGTCAGGCTGAATGACCTGGAATTCCCCTCTGGAACGGACGTGCGGCAGAGCGCCACGAACTTCCTTCTCCTGTCCATGGTCATTGATGCGGTGGCGGGCATGCCTTATGAGGAATTTGTCCGGGAAAACCAGTTCCAGCCCCTGGGCCTTCAGCACACCATGTTCGGCAAGGACCTGGGTGCCGTACAGCAGGATAACGTGCGTGAGCATGACAACGAGCATACCCTCTTCAAATCCCGTGTGGGATATGTGAACCCGGCGGAAACGGCGGCGGGATATGCCGTCAAGGACGGTGTCGTGAAATCCGTTCCTCCGCCTGCGCGCTCCTCCCTGCGCGGTTTTTCAGACATCTGGTCCACTCCGCAGGAAATCAGCTTTTGGGACATTTGCCTTGCCGGCTCCATCCTGGTGAAGGATGAAAAGCACCGGGACATGATTTACAAGCCCATCCGCCTGGACAATGGGAAAATCGTCCCGGCCATGGCGGGCTGGCAGTTCCCGCACCACAAGGGCCTGATGGACATCAAGGGCGGCGTTCCCGGCTTTTCCTCCTACATCTGCCGATTCACGGCCCCTTCTGAACTGGTGTGCGTGACGCTGACGGCAAACAAGGAAGGCGTGGACCTCACCAACCTGGCGCGCCGCATTGCCGGGGCGCTGGACCCCAAGCTCGGCTCCGGCCAGCTGGATGACAATTCCCTGTATCTTTATGAAAGCGTGTTTGGCGTGGATGAAACCATGGAACGCATTGAAAAGATTCTGGCGGAAAAATCCATTCCCGTCTTTGCCCGGATTGACCACGGGAAAAACGCCCGTGAAGCGGGGCTGGAAATGCCCCCCTCCAAGGTGGTCATCTTTGGCTCCCCCAAGGTGGGCACCAACCTGATGCTCGGAAATCCGGGCATCGCCACGGAACTGCCCCTGCGCATTGCCGTCTGGGAGGATAAGGAAGGCAGCACGTGGATCAGCTTTCCCCACATGGAAAAAATTGCCAGGGAATACGGCGTGGAAAATCTGCCTCCTGTTGCCCCCATCCGCCAGTTGCTGCGGAACATCGCCTCAAAAGCGGCCAATGTCTATTAA
- a CDS encoding DUF805 domain-containing protein, producing MPDSPATPATPATPATPATPATPATSSVPTSSSTPPSPLACWKKGFRHYADFRGCSSRAEFWWFMALPLLALIPALTGYILTDWLRIQDTRLSIYGDALTILLWAAMIVPCAAAAFRRLHDTGRSGLWILSLLLPFGLGHLIFFYLTLGESKTDGNKYCRRPGPVPADAPSTAGDKPEKPFTPFYLYWLISLRKLTTLAGRASRAEFWSFFLLSVLLFLPLGYSMIDVDSNPLGFYVSPSEQILVYTTHPQDALILLAHACFNPTFYFFYQSGELSMLSLELLATVAGLNILFNIPVAVRRLHDSNLSGKFILIPILIFIVTFVLVFLLRLIPGDMAPYVTYLAMASNLMDLFSILFLSMMLLKSSSAANDYGVLPQKITVS from the coding sequence ATGCCGGACTCCCCTGCTACCCCTGCTACCCCTGCTACCCCTGCTACCCCTGCTACCCCTGCTACCCCTGCCACTTCCTCTGTCCCTACTTCCTCCTCCACACCTCCTTCCCCCCTTGCCTGCTGGAAAAAAGGATTCCGGCATTATGCGGATTTCCGGGGTTGCTCTTCCCGCGCGGAATTCTGGTGGTTCATGGCTCTTCCCCTTCTGGCCCTGATTCCGGCCCTGACAGGGTATATCCTGACGGACTGGCTCCGGATTCAGGATACAAGATTGAGCATTTACGGAGACGCCCTGACCATCCTCCTGTGGGCGGCCATGATCGTTCCCTGCGCCGCGGCGGCATTCAGACGCCTGCATGACACGGGCAGGAGCGGCCTCTGGATTCTCTCCCTGCTCCTTCCCTTCGGCCTGGGGCACCTGATCTTTTTCTACCTGACGCTGGGTGAAAGCAAAACGGACGGCAACAAGTACTGCCGCCGTCCCGGGCCCGTGCCTGCCGACGCTCCCTCCACCGCCGGGGACAAGCCTGAAAAGCCCTTCACGCCGTTTTACCTTTACTGGCTCATCAGCCTCAGAAAGCTGACCACGCTGGCCGGACGGGCCTCCCGTGCGGAGTTCTGGTCCTTCTTCCTCCTTTCCGTGCTTCTGTTCCTGCCGCTGGGCTACAGCATGATAGACGTAGACAGCAATCCGCTGGGATTTTACGTTTCCCCGTCCGAGCAGATCCTGGTGTACACCACCCATCCGCAGGACGCCCTCATCCTGCTGGCCCACGCCTGTTTCAACCCCACCTTTTACTTTTTTTACCAGTCCGGAGAGCTCAGCATGCTTTCCCTGGAGCTTCTGGCCACCGTGGCAGGGCTCAACATCCTGTTTAACATACCGGTGGCCGTACGCCGCCTGCATGACAGCAACCTGAGCGGAAAATTCATCCTTATTCCCATACTCATTTTCATCGTCACCTTCGTTCTGGTTTTCCTGCTGCGCCTGATTCCGGGGGACATGGCTCCCTACGTGACCTATCTGGCCATGGCCTCCAACCTGATGGACCTGTTTTCCATCCTCTTCCTGTCCATGATGCTGCTTAAAAGCTCTTCCGCCGCCAATGATTACGGCGTGCTGCCGCAAAAAATAACCGTATCCTGA
- a CDS encoding 6-phosphofructokinase, translating to MNIGVLNSGGDSPGLNAVIEGVVGAASRRGWNVVGFYDGFEGLLSTEDDERFEWLTPAGCRGLRARGGTILGTVNKGNFAIKVGVDQKGAIEPAVLEKTKATIRRLGLDALIVVGGDGSQSTALLLSEIGLPVVGVPKTIDNDLGATDVTFGFYSAVSIVSESLDRLETTANAHQRMMVVEVMGRHAGWIALEGGIAGSADVILLPEIPFSIENVVECIKARKAAGQREILVVVSEGARLADELVLLDEKTQGEVRLGGIGKVISKKLEEATGIETRSCVLGHIQRGGSPCAYDRILGVRFGSYAVELVEKGKFSCMVALRGTKMTAVPIEEAVKTLKLVDPDCQLVRTARDLGVCFGD from the coding sequence ATGAACATCGGTGTTTTGAATAGCGGGGGTGACTCTCCCGGGTTGAATGCAGTCATTGAGGGTGTTGTGGGCGCGGCTTCCCGCCGCGGCTGGAACGTTGTAGGTTTTTACGATGGGTTTGAGGGACTTTTGTCTACGGAGGATGATGAACGGTTTGAATGGCTGACTCCAGCCGGCTGCCGCGGATTGCGCGCCAGGGGAGGCACTATTCTGGGAACCGTGAACAAGGGGAACTTTGCCATCAAGGTGGGTGTGGACCAGAAGGGGGCGATTGAACCCGCGGTGCTGGAAAAGACAAAAGCCACCATCCGGCGGCTGGGCCTGGACGCCCTGATCGTCGTGGGCGGGGACGGCTCCCAGTCCACGGCCCTTTTACTTTCTGAAATAGGCCTTCCCGTGGTGGGAGTGCCCAAGACCATTGATAATGACCTGGGCGCGACTGACGTGACCTTTGGCTTCTACAGTGCCGTTTCCATCGTTTCCGAGTCCCTGGACCGTCTGGAAACCACGGCGAACGCGCACCAGCGCATGATGGTGGTGGAAGTAATGGGGCGGCACGCGGGATGGATTGCCCTGGAAGGCGGCATCGCCGGAAGCGCGGATGTGATTCTGCTGCCGGAAATTCCGTTCTCCATTGAAAACGTGGTGGAGTGCATCAAGGCGCGCAAGGCGGCCGGGCAGCGGGAAATCCTGGTGGTGGTGTCCGAAGGGGCCCGCCTGGCGGATGAACTGGTTTTGCTGGATGAAAAGACCCAGGGGGAAGTGCGCCTGGGAGGCATCGGCAAGGTGATCTCCAAAAAACTTGAGGAAGCTACGGGAATTGAAACCCGCTCCTGCGTGCTGGGCCACATCCAGCGCGGCGGCTCTCCCTGCGCCTATGACCGCATTCTGGGCGTCCGGTTCGGCAGTTACGCTGTGGAGCTGGTGGAAAAGGGCAAGTTCAGCTGCATGGTGGCCCTGCGGGGGACTAAAATGACCGCCGTTCCCATTGAGGAGGCCGTGAAAACCCTGAAGCTGGTGGACCCTGACTGCCAGCTGGTGCGCACGGCGCGTGACCTGGGCGTGTGTTTCGGGGATTGA
- the hisH gene encoding imidazole glycerol phosphate synthase subunit HisH: MKLGVIDYGAGNLRSVLNTFEAAGVNGHLVRTPEDAAGVTHLVLPGVGAFGDCAEKLRRQELVPLIRTWIERDRPFLGICVGYQVLFENGEEDGQVPGLGIFKGSVVRFPESELKVPHMGWNRLTLSNPADPVWKGMGEDPYFYFVHSYYPRPEDDSLAAAFCTYGVRFAAAIRRGNLVATQFHPEKSQKLGVKLLENFVSL, translated from the coding sequence ATGAAACTCGGCGTGATTGATTACGGCGCGGGCAACCTCCGCAGCGTTCTGAACACCTTTGAGGCCGCCGGCGTGAACGGGCATCTGGTCCGCACGCCGGAGGACGCCGCAGGCGTCACCCATCTGGTGCTGCCGGGCGTAGGAGCCTTTGGAGACTGCGCGGAAAAGCTGCGCCGCCAGGAGCTGGTGCCCCTGATCCGGACCTGGATAGAACGGGACAGGCCGTTCCTGGGCATCTGCGTGGGTTACCAGGTCCTCTTTGAAAACGGGGAGGAAGACGGGCAGGTGCCCGGCCTGGGCATCTTCAAGGGGAGCGTTGTCCGTTTCCCGGAATCGGAACTCAAGGTGCCCCACATGGGGTGGAACCGTCTCACCCTCTCCAATCCTGCGGATCCCGTCTGGAAGGGCATGGGGGAAGACCCATACTTCTACTTTGTGCACTCCTATTATCCCCGGCCGGAGGATGACTCCCTGGCGGCCGCCTTCTGCACGTACGGCGTGCGTTTTGCCGCCGCCATCAGGCGCGGCAATCTGGTGGCCACCCAGTTTCATCCGGAAAAAAGCCAGAAGCTGGGAGTAAAGCTGCTGGAAAACTTCGTATCCTTGTAA
- the pdxA gene encoding 4-hydroxythreonine-4-phosphate dehydrogenase PdxA: MKPVIGYTLGDQSGIGPEVISAALASGELPEEAEYRLIGKRVEVPLGRPNAESAKYAFEHLEQAARALREGTIDAVVTAPVCKETLHEAGFRWPGQTEFFAERLETDNYAMCLTGKRLTVGLATIHTSLQSVPSLLNTAELVRIGTLLKDFCLRKGIHRPRIALAALNPHAGEHGAFGDEDEAIIAPAVEQLAISCPDAVFDGPAVPDCVYRDAVEGCYDAVLAPYHDQGLIPLKLVDFHTAVNVTLGLPRPRLSPDHGTAFSLAGTGKANPSSTIHAFQLAVRMTQGR; this comes from the coding sequence ATGAAGCCGGTCATCGGATACACGCTGGGCGACCAGTCGGGCATAGGCCCGGAAGTCATTTCCGCCGCGCTTGCCTCCGGAGAACTCCCGGAGGAAGCGGAATACCGCCTCATCGGCAAGAGGGTGGAGGTTCCCCTCGGCAGGCCGAATGCGGAATCAGCCAAATACGCCTTTGAACATCTGGAGCAGGCGGCACGCGCCCTCCGGGAAGGGACCATTGACGCCGTGGTCACCGCCCCCGTCTGCAAGGAAACCCTGCATGAAGCAGGGTTCCGCTGGCCGGGGCAGACGGAATTCTTTGCGGAACGCCTGGAAACGGATAATTACGCCATGTGCCTGACCGGAAAACGGCTGACGGTGGGTCTGGCAACCATCCACACGTCCCTTCAAAGCGTGCCGTCCCTGCTGAATACCGCGGAACTGGTCCGCATCGGAACCCTGCTGAAGGATTTCTGCCTCCGCAAGGGCATTCACCGCCCGCGCATCGCCCTGGCGGCCCTGAACCCCCATGCGGGAGAACACGGAGCCTTCGGGGACGAGGACGAAGCCATCATCGCCCCGGCCGTGGAGCAACTGGCCATTTCATGCCCGGACGCCGTGTTTGACGGCCCTGCCGTCCCGGACTGCGTGTACCGTGACGCCGTGGAAGGCTGCTATGACGCCGTGCTGGCCCCCTACCATGACCAAGGGCTGATTCCCCTGAAGCTGGTGGACTTCCACACCGCCGTCAACGTCACTCTGGGCCTTCCGCGCCCCCGGCTGAGTCCGGACCACGGAACGGCTTTCAGCCTGGCGGGCACCGGAAAGGCCAACCCTTCCAGCACCATTCACGCCTTCCAGCTGGCCGTTCGGATGACACAAGGGCGTTAA
- the hisB gene encoding imidazoleglycerol-phosphate dehydratase HisB has translation MRNASCKRVTGETDISMELNLDGTGCAAVATGHAFFDHMLDLLARHSLADLTLQARGDLEVDAHHTVEDVGIVLGECIKNALGDKKGIARYGCSYLPMDETLTRVVMDLSNRPYVVFRIPEGGLPDAPNFPLTLCEEFCRALANNLRCNLHVEVLYGRDGHHISESIFKGIAHALRQAAAIDPRAAGTLPSTKGML, from the coding sequence ATGAGGAACGCTTCTTGCAAACGGGTCACCGGTGAAACGGACATCAGCATGGAACTGAACCTGGACGGCACGGGATGTGCCGCTGTCGCCACGGGCCATGCGTTTTTTGACCACATGCTGGATTTGCTGGCCCGCCATTCCCTGGCGGACCTCACTCTCCAAGCCAGGGGAGACCTGGAGGTGGACGCCCACCACACGGTGGAGGACGTGGGAATTGTTCTGGGGGAATGCATCAAAAACGCGTTGGGGGACAAGAAGGGAATCGCCCGCTACGGCTGCTCCTACCTGCCCATGGATGAAACCCTGACGCGCGTGGTGATGGACCTGAGCAACCGTCCGTACGTGGTCTTCCGCATTCCGGAGGGCGGCCTGCCGGACGCACCCAACTTTCCGCTGACCCTCTGCGAGGAATTCTGCCGTGCCCTGGCCAACAACCTGCGCTGCAACCTGCACGTGGAAGTGCTTTACGGCAGGGACGGCCACCATATTTCGGAATCCATCTTCAAGGGTATTGCCCACGCGCTGCGCCAGGCTGCCGCCATTGACCCCAGGGCTGCCGGAACCCTTCCTTCAACCAAGGGAATGCTGTAA
- a CDS encoding D-alanyl-D-alanine carboxypeptidase family protein, with product MKKLSLFLLTLACVFQFSARAQEKPSYIAIEANSGKLLFSFNAEAKRPVASLSQVATAMVALDWVARTRLPLDTFIAVPQEAFGLRAGNPMDLQPGDRLTLRDALYSTLLGSDNVSALTVASFVGRDLVSRRGGGSPIGAFVTEMNNLARSLRMSKTRFTAPHGLDAGNSVTESCALDMALLGAYSMQNPAFCYIVSQASRRIGVQSQTKGMTMYDISNNNKLMSSPGVDGIKAGTSRAAGPCLLLSVTRNAISRRSPQTGTEVIYPQRMIIVVLGSAQRYPLAKQMMTSGWRVWENWQASGMDMKDPKEFVQLPMKSGAEKR from the coding sequence ATGAAAAAGCTATCTCTATTCCTCCTGACCCTGGCCTGTGTATTCCAGTTCTCCGCCCGGGCGCAGGAAAAGCCCAGTTACATTGCCATTGAGGCCAATTCCGGCAAGCTCCTTTTCAGCTTCAATGCGGAAGCCAAAAGGCCCGTAGCCAGCCTTTCCCAGGTAGCCACCGCCATGGTGGCGCTGGACTGGGTGGCCCGCACGCGCCTGCCGCTGGATACCTTCATCGCCGTTCCCCAGGAGGCGTTCGGACTCCGCGCAGGCAATCCCATGGACCTGCAGCCGGGTGACCGCCTGACGCTCCGGGACGCGCTGTATTCCACCCTGCTGGGTTCGGACAACGTGTCCGCCCTGACGGTCGCCTCCTTTGTGGGCCGTGACCTGGTCTCCCGCCGTGGCGGCGGTTCCCCCATTGGCGCCTTCGTGACGGAAATGAACAATCTGGCCCGTTCCCTGAGGATGTCCAAGACGCGCTTCACCGCTCCCCACGGGCTGGACGCGGGCAACTCCGTCACTGAATCCTGCGCGCTGGACATGGCCCTGCTGGGCGCGTACAGCATGCAGAACCCGGCCTTCTGCTACATCGTCTCCCAGGCGAGCCGCCGCATAGGCGTGCAGTCCCAGACCAAGGGCATGACGATGTACGACATCTCCAACAACAACAAGCTCATGAGCTCTCCCGGCGTGGACGGCATCAAGGCGGGCACCTCCCGCGCCGCCGGCCCGTGCCTGCTGCTCAGCGTCACGCGCAACGCCATTTCCCGCCGCAGCCCCCAGACGGGCACGGAGGTGATTTACCCCCAGCGCATGATCATTGTGGTGCTGGGCTCCGCGCAACGTTATCCCCTTGCCAAGCAGATGATGACCAGCGGCTGGCGGGTGTGGGAAAACTGGCAGGCTTCCGGCATGGACATGAAGGACCCCAAGGAGTTCGTCCAGCTTCCCATGAAATCTGGCGCAGAGAAGCGATAG